The Muricauda sp. SCSIO 65647 genome includes a region encoding these proteins:
- a CDS encoding OmpA family protein yields the protein MKMITKGSLFLGLLTLFVFTTDGNAQLLKKLGKRAEKAAERTIERRVDKETSEKTDEVLDSILEPGKKGKQAPPTPPDQTGGQQGNTGNVPGVQGGSGNPDAGGPKTIQVYSKFDFVPGDKQLFFDDFANDFIGDFPSKWNTNAGGELVTLGDSPQKWLELKSGFNIYYVPDVPQLPEEYSIEFDIGAVGLDRQTSSTAKLRVILTDDDKFSPGNNFAFAEIPFCQYSEIGVTVENKINGKREIRSTVKADLRDEILENPHISIAVNKQRFRLWVNEVKYIDVPRLVASGAVLHTVKFLTNGFKDGKEQVFITNLKVAEGGVDLRRKLISEGKISTNAILFDSGSANLQPQSMGVIRQISQVLLQESAINLKIVGHTDADGGDAANLKLSKERAAAVKNALVSIYNIDAGRLSVDGKGESEPVSDNNSPEGKAQNRRVEFIRE from the coding sequence ATGAAAATGATAACAAAGGGCAGCCTTTTTCTAGGCTTGCTCACCCTATTTGTTTTTACTACGGATGGAAATGCCCAATTATTGAAAAAATTGGGCAAACGTGCTGAAAAAGCCGCAGAACGCACCATTGAACGAAGAGTAGATAAAGAAACATCAGAGAAGACCGATGAGGTCTTGGACAGTATTCTTGAACCAGGTAAGAAGGGGAAACAGGCACCCCCTACCCCACCTGACCAAACCGGGGGCCAGCAGGGCAATACGGGCAATGTTCCCGGTGTACAGGGCGGTTCGGGCAACCCTGATGCAGGCGGTCCGAAAACCATTCAGGTCTATAGCAAATTTGACTTTGTGCCAGGCGATAAACAATTGTTCTTTGATGATTTCGCAAATGACTTCATCGGTGATTTCCCTTCGAAATGGAATACCAATGCAGGGGGCGAACTGGTCACCCTAGGCGATTCACCCCAGAAGTGGTTAGAATTGAAATCAGGATTCAATATTTATTACGTGCCCGATGTGCCGCAGTTACCAGAAGAATATAGCATTGAATTTGATATTGGTGCCGTTGGTCTAGATAGACAAACTTCTTCAACGGCCAAACTTAGGGTCATTTTAACCGACGACGATAAATTTAGCCCTGGTAATAATTTTGCTTTTGCAGAGATTCCATTTTGTCAATATTCTGAAATCGGGGTCACGGTCGAAAACAAAATCAATGGAAAACGGGAAATACGCAGTACGGTCAAAGCCGATTTAAGGGACGAGATCTTGGAGAATCCCCATATATCGATTGCGGTCAATAAACAGCGCTTCAGACTTTGGGTAAACGAGGTTAAATATATAGATGTACCTCGATTGGTGGCCTCTGGTGCAGTTTTGCATACCGTGAAATTTCTGACCAATGGTTTCAAAGATGGAAAAGAACAGGTTTTCATTACCAATCTCAAAGTAGCTGAAGGTGGTGTCGACCTACGCCGAAAACTGATTTCTGAAGGTAAGATATCGACCAACGCCATTTTGTTTGATTCGGGCTCGGCCAACTTGCAGCCACAGTCCATGGGCGTTATTCGCCAAATTTCACAGGTATTATTGCAAGAATCGGCAATCAATCTCAAAATTGTGGGGCATACCGATGCCGATGGGGGTGACGCGGCCAATTTGAAACTCTCAAAAGAAAGGGCCGCGGCCGTAAAGAATGCCCTAGTGAGCATTTACAATATTGATGCCGGCCGATTGTCGGTCGATGGTAAGGGCGAAAGTGAACCGGTTTCCGATAACAACAGCCCTGAAGGCAAGGCCCAAAATAGAAGGGTGGAATTTATAAGGGAATGA